In Phreatobacter aquaticus, a single genomic region encodes these proteins:
- a CDS encoding M20 aminoacylase family protein, translated as MPIVNRIAALHDEATLWRRDFHQHPELNFDLPRTCGIVADKLRAFGCDEVVTGLGRTGVVGIIRGRGQGSGKVIGLRADMDALPIHEISGKDHASTTPGKMHACGHDGHTTMLLGAAKYLAETRNFDGTVALIFQPDEEGGHGARAMIADRLMERFGIQEVYGMHNSAAPVGTFSVRQGASSAAVDWIHIVVEGKGGHAAKPHLAVDTILVAAQIVVAVQSIVARNVDPLESAVISLCSLNAGFTNNVIPQTAELRGTVRTLSKDVQDQIEDRLRSVVEMTAKTFGATATLTYQRACPMVVNHAAEADHAALAAASVVGDIQVDRISPPGMGGEDFAFMLETRPGCMVGIGQGGDYGLHHPAYDFNDEILPIGMSYWARLVETRMPA; from the coding sequence ATGCCGATCGTCAACCGGATCGCCGCACTGCATGATGAAGCCACCCTATGGCGGCGGGACTTTCATCAGCATCCCGAGCTGAACTTCGACCTGCCGCGGACCTGCGGCATTGTCGCCGACAAGCTGCGCGCATTCGGCTGCGACGAGGTCGTGACCGGCCTTGGCAGGACTGGCGTCGTCGGCATCATCCGCGGGCGCGGCCAGGGCTCGGGCAAGGTGATCGGACTGCGCGCCGACATGGACGCCCTGCCGATCCATGAGATCAGCGGCAAGGACCATGCGTCCACCACCCCCGGCAAGATGCACGCCTGCGGCCATGACGGCCACACCACCATGTTGCTCGGCGCCGCCAAATATCTCGCCGAGACGCGCAATTTCGACGGCACGGTCGCCCTCATCTTCCAGCCCGACGAGGAAGGCGGCCACGGCGCCCGCGCCATGATCGCAGACCGCCTGATGGAGCGCTTCGGCATCCAGGAGGTCTACGGGATGCACAACAGTGCGGCTCCCGTCGGCACGTTCTCGGTGCGCCAGGGTGCATCGAGCGCGGCGGTCGACTGGATCCATATTGTCGTCGAGGGCAAGGGCGGTCATGCCGCCAAGCCCCATCTGGCCGTCGACACCATCCTCGTCGCGGCGCAGATTGTCGTCGCCGTGCAGTCGATCGTCGCCCGCAATGTCGATCCGCTCGAGAGCGCCGTGATCTCGCTCTGCAGTCTGAACGCCGGTTTCACCAACAATGTCATCCCGCAGACGGCCGAATTGCGCGGCACCGTCCGTACCCTGTCCAAGGACGTGCAGGATCAGATCGAAGACCGTCTCCGCTCTGTCGTGGAGATGACCGCGAAAACCTTCGGCGCCACGGCCACCCTCACCTATCAGCGGGCCTGCCCGATGGTGGTCAACCACGCCGCCGAAGCCGATCACGCCGCCCTGGCCGCCGCCTCCGTCGTTGGCGACATCCAGGTCGACCGGATCAGTCCGCCCGGCATGGGTGGCGAGGATTTTGCTTTCATGCTCGAGACGCGCCCCGGCTGCATGGTCGGCATCGGCCAGGGCGGCGACTATGGCCTGCATCACCCGGCCTATGACTTCAACGACGAGATTCTGCCCATCGGCATGAGCTACTGGGCAAGGCTCGTCGAAACCAGGATGCCCGCCTGA